In a single window of the Pseudodesulfovibrio profundus genome:
- a CDS encoding ABC transporter permease yields MLIFRTGTRLAIASLSAVFAVWSMAAYSGMVKPLFLPAPHKVFLAFGEMYNEGILFSYTWDSIYRVMVGWSLAAIVGVPLGMLIATSKRAASILSPLMEFARYLPVVALVPLTLLYLGIGDSQKFAIIFLGTFFQLVLMVSDSVSAVPGDLSRAAATLGASRMQTYRLVLFPGALPGIMDDLRITVGWAWTYLVVAELVAANSGLGFMILRAQRFLAIDRIFAGLIIIGLLGLLTDYLFKVLARIITPWSEK; encoded by the coding sequence ATGCTGATATTCCGGACCGGGACGAGGCTTGCAATCGCGTCCCTGTCCGCTGTTTTTGCCGTCTGGTCCATGGCCGCCTACTCGGGCATGGTCAAACCGCTGTTCCTCCCCGCACCACACAAGGTGTTCCTTGCCTTTGGCGAAATGTATAATGAGGGCATCCTCTTTTCGTATACATGGGACAGCATCTACCGCGTCATGGTCGGCTGGTCGCTGGCCGCCATCGTCGGGGTCCCGCTCGGGATGCTCATCGCCACATCAAAACGTGCGGCTTCCATCCTTTCGCCGCTCATGGAGTTTGCCCGTTACCTGCCTGTGGTTGCGCTTGTACCGCTGACCCTGCTCTATCTCGGGATTGGCGACAGCCAGAAATTCGCCATCATCTTTCTCGGCACCTTTTTTCAGTTGGTGCTGATGGTCTCGGACAGCGTTTCAGCCGTTCCCGGCGACCTGAGCCGTGCCGCCGCCACCCTTGGCGCGTCACGGATGCAGACATACCGCCTTGTCCTTTTCCCCGGCGCACTACCGGGCATCATGGATGACCTGCGCATCACCGTGGGGTGGGCCTGGACCTATCTCGTGGTGGCCGAACTGGTGGCTGCCAACTCGGGGCTTGGTTTCATGATCCTGCGTGCCCAGCGTTTTCTGGCCATTGACCGTATTTTCGCGGGCCTGATCATCATCGGTTTACTGGGCCTGCTCACGGATTATCTGTTCAAGGTGCTCGCACGCATCATCACTCCCTGGAGTGAAAAGTAA